Proteins found in one Mucilaginibacter gracilis genomic segment:
- a CDS encoding FKBP-type peptidyl-prolyl cis-trans isomerase codes for MRKLTFALFAVVAIAACNSNGSSTTGNNVQSTTATVTTKPAPSVQALADDKLIKAYLTTNKIDAKKDSASGIYYQIITQGTGANATLASTVNVEYAGKLLNGTEFDKSTGIMALPLSRMISGWQIGIPLVKAGGKILLIIPSGLGYGADSPSEKIPPNSVLVFTVDVHGIG; via the coding sequence ATGCGTAAACTTACATTTGCACTGTTTGCAGTGGTAGCCATTGCTGCATGCAATAGCAATGGCTCATCAACCACGGGCAACAACGTGCAAAGCACAACAGCTACGGTTACAACCAAACCTGCACCAAGTGTGCAGGCTTTAGCTGATGATAAATTGATTAAGGCTTACCTTACCACGAATAAAATAGATGCAAAAAAGGATTCGGCATCTGGTATATATTATCAAATCATAACGCAGGGTACAGGCGCTAATGCCACCCTGGCTTCAACAGTAAATGTTGAGTATGCTGGTAAATTACTTAACGGAACCGAGTTTGATAAATCAACAGGTATTATGGCATTACCGCTTTCACGAATGATAAGCGGCTGGCAAATTGGGATACCATTGGTAAAGGCAGGTGGTAAAATTTTACTGATAATACCATCCGGCCTGGGTTACGGGGCTGATTCGCCTAGCGAAAAGATACCTCCAAATTCGGTATTGGTATTTACTGTTGATGTTCACGGCATAGGATAA
- a CDS encoding FKBP-type peptidyl-prolyl cis-trans isomerase, whose product MKKLGYLLSVICTLFVSCGKKEDTFDPVKQAAADDAAIQAYIKANNITATKDASGLYYQIVTQGTGVNASASSTVTVNYTGKFLDGTQFDSTSSPGRTSFSTQLVTNGVAQVIQGWVIGIPLVKAGGRILLLIPSALAYGPSGYGSIPGNSVLAFSVDVLNVR is encoded by the coding sequence ATGAAAAAATTAGGATATTTACTCAGCGTCATCTGTACGCTGTTTGTTTCTTGCGGCAAAAAGGAAGATACTTTTGATCCGGTTAAACAAGCCGCTGCGGACGATGCCGCCATACAAGCCTATATTAAGGCCAATAATATTACCGCCACTAAAGATGCATCTGGTTTATATTACCAAATAGTTACACAAGGCACGGGTGTAAATGCATCCGCATCCTCAACAGTAACGGTAAACTACACCGGCAAATTTTTAGACGGAACTCAATTTGACTCAACCAGTTCTCCGGGCCGCACCTCGTTTAGTACACAACTGGTAACCAATGGGGTTGCGCAGGTAATACAAGGTTGGGTAATTGGCATACCGCTGGTAAAGGCCGGTGGCCGCATACTGCTGCTTATACCTTCGGCACTTGCTTATGGCCCGTCGGGCTATGGTTCTATACCGGGTAATTCGGTACTGGCGTTCAGTGTTGATGTATTAAACGTAAGGTAA
- the ispF gene encoding 2-C-methyl-D-erythritol 2,4-cyclodiphosphate synthase, translated as MKIKVGFGFDVHQLRSNHTFVLGGVKLDHHSGAYGHSDADVLLHAICDALLGAANLRDIGYHFSNTDDRWKGISSLILLQEVVKLLADKGWGIGNIDAMVCLEAPKINPHIPAMKKHIAEAISISEEDISIKATTNEQMGFIGREEGVVAYAVCLIEKV; from the coding sequence ATGAAAATAAAAGTAGGTTTTGGGTTTGATGTGCATCAACTGCGCAGCAATCACACGTTTGTTTTAGGAGGAGTTAAGCTGGATCACCACTCGGGTGCCTATGGCCACTCGGATGCTGATGTTTTGTTGCATGCTATATGCGATGCCTTGCTTGGCGCAGCCAATTTGCGCGATATTGGCTACCATTTTTCAAACACCGATGATAGGTGGAAAGGCATTAGCAGCCTTATTTTATTGCAGGAAGTGGTAAAATTACTAGCCGATAAAGGCTGGGGCATAGGCAATATTGATGCTATGGTTTGCCTTGAGGCCCCCAAAATAAACCCTCATATCCCCGCCATGAAAAAACATATTGCCGAAGCCATCAGCATTAGCGAAGAGGATATCTCCATTAAAGCCACTACCAACGAGCAAATGGGTTTTATTGGCCGGGAAGAAGGCGTAGTTGCCTATGCGGTTTGCTTAATTGAGAAGGTGTAA
- the porV gene encoding type IX secretion system outer membrane channel protein PorV: protein MNFTLWHFKRITTFLVTLGVYSNTFGQVVGAGATSTNGSSSNAIPTAVPFLSVSPDSRSGGMGDNGVALSPDVNANYWNPSKLAFIEDNTSMALSYSPWLRHLLPDVSLTYLSFAKKLDDRNAFGASLRYFNLGTIELFDQYQSPQGTYRPNEFSIDGSYARKFGTNFSLGLTMRYIHSSLSNGAFVEGQTINAANAVAADVSMYYKSAGQQFGKDALFAFGVNVSNIGSKIGYTDGGATYFLPTNLKIGASNTWNLDEYNQFTVALDLNKLLVPTPPIRDPSTGAIIKGKDDNRSVVSGIFGSFSDAPGGFSEELKEISFSPGVEYWYNKQFALRAGYFYENPTKGNRQYVTLGAGLKYDSFDFDFSYLMASQDQSPLANTLRFTLAYKFGGGK, encoded by the coding sequence ATGAATTTTACTTTGTGGCATTTTAAACGGATAACAACCTTTTTGGTTACACTGGGGGTTTATAGCAACACCTTTGGGCAGGTGGTAGGTGCGGGTGCAACCTCAACCAATGGAAGTTCGTCAAACGCGATACCTACAGCCGTTCCGTTTTTAAGTGTATCGCCCGATTCCCGCTCGGGTGGTATGGGCGATAACGGAGTAGCCCTTTCGCCAGATGTTAATGCAAATTACTGGAACCCCTCAAAACTGGCGTTTATTGAAGATAATACAAGCATGGCGCTATCATACAGCCCCTGGCTGCGCCATTTATTGCCCGATGTTAGCCTTACCTATTTAAGTTTTGCTAAAAAACTTGACGACCGCAACGCCTTTGGCGCATCATTACGCTATTTCAATTTGGGTACAATTGAATTGTTTGACCAATATCAAAGCCCACAGGGTACATACAGGCCCAACGAGTTCTCTATAGATGGTTCTTATGCCCGTAAGTTTGGTACCAACTTTTCTTTGGGCTTAACTATGCGCTACATTCACTCAAGCCTTAGTAACGGTGCCTTTGTTGAAGGGCAAACCATTAATGCCGCAAATGCCGTGGCGGCAGATGTATCCATGTATTATAAAAGCGCGGGGCAGCAATTTGGTAAAGATGCCTTGTTTGCCTTTGGTGTAAACGTATCAAACATAGGCTCTAAAATAGGCTATACCGACGGTGGCGCCACTTATTTTTTACCCACTAATTTAAAAATAGGTGCATCAAACACCTGGAACCTTGATGAGTATAACCAGTTTACAGTGGCCCTTGATCTTAATAAGTTGCTGGTGCCTACACCGCCTATCCGCGACCCATCAACCGGTGCCATTATTAAAGGTAAGGACGATAACCGGTCGGTAGTGTCGGGTATTTTTGGGTCATTTAGTGACGCTCCCGGTGGTTTTAGCGAGGAGCTGAAAGAGATTAGTTTTTCGCCGGGTGTTGAATATTGGTACAATAAACAATTTGCACTGCGTGCCGGTTATTTTTACGAAAACCCTACAAAAGGAAACCGGCAATATGTTACACTTGGCGCAGGTTTAAAATACGATAGTTTTGATTTTGATTTCTCATATTTGATGGCCAGCCAAGACCAAAGCCCGTTGGCAAATACCTTACGTTTTACGTTAGCGTATAAGTTTGGTGGCGGCAAATAA
- a CDS encoding SUMF1/EgtB/PvdO family nonheme iron enzyme, producing the protein MKIILRGRALTFVGICLIFCSCKHVQRSEKTGWKYNDKTNGGFQVFKKKHPAPGPGLIPIEGGTFVEGGSADQDVQYDLVDKQRRSIASFYMDETEVSNSNWLEYLHWIKTHYPEDREAYYNALPDTLVWRRPLSANEPYVNSYFRHTAFQDYPVVGVTWEQANDYCDWRTDAVNEGILRETGRIADFKTASNDGAKVVPAFNTELYLNNQIRGKDVDGKRMPLDLSVGAKAGEDGKARRPVRAEDGILKGHYRLPSEAEWEYAALGVVAKDENIVEGKMYPWSGMGLRSPKRQTQGLILANFKRGMGDYSGVAGSLNDKADITAPVRSYLPNDFGLYNMAGNVNEWTADTYRQLRGEDDDMNPIRGNEFVNTRTDPKTGTIIVDKNGHPIHDPAKSGSKTPYALTLTEQNQTKTADQTGPGTKYPSSIDGKPYNPDQRGYNDTVNNLLYGRTTLVNDRSKVYKGGSWNDMAYWLNPATRRFMDQAAASADVGFRCAMTMEDQAEIHPEGKPHFPVKKAPVYIPK; encoded by the coding sequence ATGAAAATAATTTTGAGAGGAAGAGCTTTAACATTTGTTGGCATTTGTTTGATTTTTTGCAGCTGTAAGCATGTACAAAGATCTGAGAAAACCGGCTGGAAATATAACGACAAAACCAATGGCGGGTTTCAGGTTTTTAAAAAGAAACACCCTGCACCCGGCCCGGGCCTTATACCTATTGAGGGCGGCACCTTTGTAGAAGGCGGATCGGCAGATCAGGACGTGCAATATGATTTGGTTGATAAACAACGACGCTCCATTGCATCTTTTTACATGGACGAAACCGAGGTGTCTAACTCTAACTGGCTGGAGTATTTACATTGGATAAAAACGCATTACCCCGAAGATAGGGAAGCTTATTACAATGCCTTGCCAGATACTTTGGTTTGGCGCAGGCCGTTATCGGCTAACGAGCCTTATGTAAATAGCTATTTCAGGCATACCGCCTTTCAGGATTATCCTGTGGTTGGGGTAACCTGGGAGCAAGCCAACGATTATTGCGATTGGCGCACCGATGCGGTAAACGAAGGCATTTTGCGCGAAACCGGCCGCATTGCCGATTTTAAAACTGCATCAAATGATGGCGCAAAAGTAGTTCCGGCATTTAATACCGAGCTTTACTTAAACAACCAAATTCGCGGTAAAGATGTTGACGGCAAACGAATGCCTTTAGATTTAAGCGTAGGCGCAAAAGCCGGCGAAGACGGTAAAGCAAGGCGCCCTGTACGTGCCGAAGATGGTATTTTAAAAGGGCACTACCGCCTGCCAAGCGAGGCCGAGTGGGAATATGCTGCTCTAGGCGTAGTTGCTAAAGACGAAAATATAGTTGAAGGTAAAATGTATCCGTGGAGCGGCATGGGATTAAGATCGCCAAAACGCCAAACCCAGGGTTTAATTTTAGCCAACTTTAAACGCGGCATGGGCGATTATAGCGGCGTTGCCGGATCGTTAAACGATAAGGCCGATATTACCGCCCCGGTACGCTCATACCTGCCAAACGATTTTGGCTTGTATAACATGGCAGGCAACGTAAACGAATGGACCGCAGATACTTACAGACAACTACGCGGCGAGGACGACGATATGAACCCGATACGTGGTAATGAGTTTGTAAACACCCGTACCGACCCTAAAACCGGAACAATAATTGTTGATAAAAATGGCCACCCCATACACGATCCGGCCAAAAGTGGCAGTAAAACACCATATGCTTTAACACTTACAGAACAAAACCAAACTAAAACTGCCGATCAAACCGGACCGGGTACTAAATATCCTTCATCAATTGATGGTAAACCTTATAACCCGGATCAACGCGGTTATAACGATACTGTTAATAACCTTTTGTATGGTAGAACCACACTGGTGAACGACCGATCGAAGGTTTATAAAGGTGGCTCGTGGAACGATATGGCTTATTGGTTAAACCCCGCAACCCGCCGTTTTATGGATCAGGCAGCGGCCAGTGCCGATGTTGGTTTCCGTTGCGCCATGACCATGGAAGACCAGGCAGAAATTCATCCGGAAGGCAAACCGCATTTCCCGGTGAAAAAAGCACCTGTTTATATACCTAAATAA
- a CDS encoding aldo/keto reductase, translating into MMKYKTLGRSGLKVSELCLGTMGFGTENGWGADKQVSKQVFDTYVNAGGNFLDTANIYTQGTSEVFLSEFIASERDNYVVATKYSLYENTKHPNASGNSRKNMMNSVEASLKRLKTEYIDLMYLHIWDNLTPVDEVLRGLDDLVKQGKIMYIGISDTPAWVVSKANTMADLMGWSQFIGLQVEYSLVQRTVERELIPMAQHYNMTVLPWAPLAGGALSGKYLRGEKGRIKETSNRLNERSTNIAREVVSIADELGVAPSSVALKWLMQQAVSCIPIVGATKPLQVEENLKCVDVTLSSQQMDRLNKVSAYDLGFPAAFFEEDAVKKNLFGGFYNQVEQRAFVK; encoded by the coding sequence ATGATGAAATATAAAACTTTAGGACGATCGGGCCTTAAGGTATCCGAGTTGTGCCTGGGTACTATGGGTTTTGGTACCGAGAATGGCTGGGGTGCCGATAAACAAGTAAGTAAGCAGGTATTTGATACCTATGTTAATGCCGGAGGCAACTTTTTAGATACGGCTAACATTTATACCCAGGGTACAAGCGAAGTTTTTTTAAGCGAATTTATTGCTTCCGAACGCGATAACTACGTGGTGGCCACAAAGTATAGCCTTTACGAAAACACAAAGCATCCAAACGCAAGCGGCAATAGCCGCAAAAACATGATGAACAGCGTTGAAGCCAGTTTAAAGCGGTTAAAAACCGAATACATAGACTTGATGTATTTGCATATATGGGATAATTTGACCCCGGTTGACGAGGTGCTACGCGGCCTTGACGATTTGGTGAAGCAGGGCAAAATTATGTACATCGGCATATCAGACACGCCAGCCTGGGTGGTATCAAAAGCTAATACAATGGCTGATTTAATGGGCTGGAGCCAGTTTATTGGCTTGCAGGTTGAATACAGCTTGGTACAACGTACTGTAGAACGAGAGCTGATACCCATGGCGCAACATTATAACATGACGGTATTACCCTGGGCGCCCTTAGCCGGCGGGGCCTTATCGGGCAAGTATTTACGCGGTGAAAAGGGAAGAATTAAAGAAACTAGTAACCGCTTAAATGAACGCAGTACCAATATAGCCCGCGAAGTTGTTAGCATTGCTGATGAGCTTGGTGTAGCACCATCAAGCGTGGCCTTAAAGTGGCTTATGCAGCAAGCGGTTTCGTGTATACCTATTGTTGGTGCAACTAAGCCATTGCAGGTGGAAGAGAATTTAAAATGTGTTGATGTAACCCTAAGCAGCCAGCAAATGGATCGACTTAATAAAGTTAGCGCTTACGACCTGGGTTTCCCGGCAGCGTTTTTTGAGGAGGATGCGGTTAAGAAAAACTTATTTGGTGGCTTCTATAACCAGGTTGAACAGCGGGCCTTTGTTAAATAA
- a CDS encoding AI-2E family transporter: protein MKPTALPYYAKFAFVLIILLCIGYMAILGKDLLAPLVFSFLFAMLLLPLARFLQYKCRLPRAAACMLSVILFTAFVVLIGYLIGRQISNLADDWPKIQAELTQIGDQLHRWLVNEFHMNVNQQINSAKKEANAVGASVIGSTFLSVSSIVLFLVFIFIYTFFVLFYRKILISFLLKAFGDDSEVLVFDVAEQIQYIMKKYISGLFLEMITVCVIVFGLLTFLGVKYAFLLALITCIFNLIPYVGIFTAMAISAFLTLGTLGSTKAIEVAASIVGVHLIDSNIIMPRIVGSKVRLNALVVVLGVVVGEMIWGISGMFLAIPVMAIIKIVFDRIDGLKPWGLLFGDETEYETVLVNTVADKSDLQEETGTKKEEDILVKPVDDDGAVGTEDIKPNKNDEI, encoded by the coding sequence ATGAAACCAACCGCCTTACCCTATTACGCCAAATTTGCATTTGTGTTAATTATACTGCTGTGTATAGGCTACATGGCTATTTTGGGGAAAGATTTGTTGGCCCCGCTGGTTTTTTCGTTTTTGTTTGCTATGCTTTTGTTGCCATTAGCAAGGTTTTTGCAATATAAATGCCGTTTGCCGCGGGCGGCTGCCTGCATGCTTTCGGTAATTTTATTTACCGCTTTTGTGGTGCTGATAGGTTACCTTATTGGCCGCCAAATAAGCAATTTGGCTGATGATTGGCCAAAAATTCAGGCTGAGCTTACACAAATTGGCGACCAATTACACCGCTGGCTTGTAAACGAGTTTCACATGAATGTGAATCAGCAAATAAACAGTGCTAAAAAAGAAGCCAATGCCGTTGGTGCGTCCGTAATAGGTTCTACGTTTTTGTCGGTTTCGTCGATAGTGCTGTTCCTGGTTTTTATTTTTATCTACACCTTTTTTGTGCTGTTTTACCGCAAAATATTAATAAGCTTTTTACTAAAAGCTTTTGGTGATGATAGCGAGGTTTTGGTTTTTGATGTAGCCGAGCAAATTCAATATATCATGAAAAAGTATATATCGGGTTTGTTTTTAGAGATGATTACCGTTTGTGTAATTGTTTTTGGGTTGCTTACGTTTTTAGGCGTAAAATACGCCTTTTTGCTGGCCCTTATTACTTGTATTTTTAACCTTATACCCTATGTTGGTATATTTACAGCTATGGCCATCAGCGCTTTTTTAACGCTGGGTACATTGGGCTCTACCAAAGCCATTGAAGTTGCGGCCAGTATAGTAGGCGTACACTTGATAGATAGCAACATTATTATGCCCCGTATAGTGGGCTCAAAAGTTAGATTGAATGCCCTGGTGGTAGTATTAGGCGTAGTGGTGGGCGAAATGATATGGGGTATATCGGGCATGTTTTTGGCTATCCCGGTTATGGCAATAATAAAAATTGTTTTCGACCGTATTGACGGACTGAAACCCTGGGGATTGTTATTTGGGGATGAAACCGAATACGAAACTGTATTGGTAAACACAGTTGCCGATAAAAGTGATTTGCAGGAGGAAACGGGCACAAAGAAAGAGGAAGATATTTTAGTTAAGCCTGTTGATGATGACGGTGCCGTGGGCACAGAGGATATAAAACCAAATAAAAATGATGAAATATAA
- the uvrC gene encoding excinuclease ABC subunit UvrC: MEIFDYKAALKNIPHKPGVYQYWNADNELIYIGKAKDLRNRVGSYFNKDHNINAKTKVLVTKIRNITFTIVDTEVDAWLLENSLIKKHQPRYNVLLKDDKTYPWIIIKNENYPRIYWTRTIVRDGSKYLGPYASVSMMHAILSLIRETYPLRTCSLPLTPKNIDAGKFKVCLEYQLGNCKGPCQNYQTEDDYAHNIEEIKDILNGKISAVIRTLKADIENAATNMNFELAHRLKRKFDLLENYQSKSTVVNSSITDIDVFSIASEEKYAFVNFLKVMNGTIIQTQTIELKKRLDEDDEDLLTFAITEFRNRYSSQSKEIIVPFDIDLDDANIKFTVPKLGEKKKLLDLSQKNVTFFKRDKIEQYEKLNPEVRSERLLTQMMKDLRMNQLPRHIECFDNSNFQGKYPVSAIVVFRDGKPSKKDYRHFNVKTVEGPNDFATMEEAVHRRYRRMLDEGTELPQLIVIDGGKGQLSSALKSLKLLGIEKQITVIGIAKRLEELFYPGDQYPMYLDKKSETLKVIQYLRDEAHRFGITFHRKKRDKGTLATELELIDGIGKTSADKLLKYFKSVKKIQLATEDELLEVVNTKQAKAITAYFTNNKATNE, encoded by the coding sequence ATGGAAATTTTTGACTACAAGGCCGCATTAAAAAATATTCCGCATAAACCGGGGGTATACCAATACTGGAATGCCGATAACGAACTGATATATATTGGCAAAGCTAAAGATTTACGCAACCGCGTAGGATCTTACTTTAATAAAGATCATAATATTAACGCCAAAACCAAAGTACTGGTAACCAAAATACGCAACATAACCTTTACCATTGTTGATACCGAAGTTGATGCCTGGCTGTTAGAAAACAGTTTGATTAAGAAGCACCAACCCCGTTATAATGTTTTGTTAAAAGATGATAAAACCTATCCCTGGATTATCATCAAGAACGAAAACTACCCACGTATTTATTGGACGCGAACTATTGTTAGAGACGGATCAAAATACCTTGGGCCATATGCCTCGGTAAGTATGATGCATGCTATTTTAAGCCTGATACGCGAAACTTACCCCTTGCGCACCTGCAGCCTGCCTTTAACGCCAAAAAACATTGATGCCGGCAAGTTTAAAGTTTGCCTTGAATACCAGCTGGGTAATTGTAAAGGCCCTTGCCAAAATTACCAAACCGAAGACGACTATGCCCACAATATTGAGGAAATTAAAGATATACTAAACGGCAAAATTAGTGCAGTAATAAGAACCTTAAAAGCCGATATTGAAAACGCTGCCACTAACATGAATTTTGAACTGGCGCACCGCTTAAAGCGCAAGTTTGATTTATTGGAGAACTACCAAAGCAAATCAACAGTGGTTAATTCGTCAATTACTGATATTGATGTATTTAGCATCGCATCCGAAGAAAAATATGCTTTTGTTAACTTTTTAAAAGTAATGAATGGCACCATCATCCAAACGCAAACCATCGAACTCAAAAAACGGCTTGACGAGGACGATGAAGATCTGCTAACTTTTGCCATCACCGAATTTAGAAACCGCTACAGTAGCCAATCTAAGGAAATCATTGTTCCATTTGATATCGACCTTGACGACGCCAACATCAAATTCACTGTACCTAAGCTTGGTGAAAAGAAAAAACTGCTTGATCTATCGCAAAAAAACGTTACTTTTTTTAAACGCGATAAAATAGAACAATACGAAAAACTTAATCCCGAAGTACGGTCCGAACGGCTTCTCACTCAAATGATGAAGGATTTGCGGATGAACCAACTGCCCCGACATATTGAGTGTTTTGATAACTCAAACTTTCAGGGTAAATATCCGGTATCGGCAATTGTGGTATTTAGGGATGGTAAGCCATCAAAAAAAGATTATCGCCACTTTAACGTAAAAACTGTTGAAGGCCCCAACGATTTTGCAACCATGGAAGAGGCTGTTCACCGCCGCTACCGGCGCATGCTGGATGAAGGCACCGAATTACCGCAACTCATCGTTATTGATGGTGGCAAGGGCCAGTTATCATCAGCATTAAAAAGTTTAAAATTGCTGGGTATTGAAAAACAGATAACCGTTATTGGTATAGCCAAACGCTTAGAAGAGTTATTTTACCCCGGCGACCAATACCCGATGTACCTGGATAAAAAATCGGAAACGCTCAAGGTTATACAGTACCTGCGTGATGAGGCTCACCGTTTTGGGATAACTTTTCACCGTAAAAAACGAGATAAAGGCACCCTGGCTACCGAGCTTGAACTGATAGATGGTATAGGAAAAACGTCGGCCGATAAGCTTTTAAAGTACTTTAAATCGGTGAAAAAAATACAGTTGGCCACCGAAGATGAATTACTCGAAGTTGTAAATACTAAACAGGCAAAAGCTATTACGGCCTATTTCACAAACAATAAAGCCACAAACGAGTAA
- the porN gene encoding type IX secretion system ring subunit PorN/GldN, whose translation MKKGILVLLFLSLVGGTFAQKKGTKAKNKKAVSKTKTAVPTNVSLPVPVSNTQVSAVTQTALVDTTKKVIAAIPVDRPIDGVYKKTDIVSAQPVAYATIREADVVYQKRVWREIDLREKMNQYMAAPQARLIDVLMDAIKNDELRAFDASPTKECPGGDNFAIPLTSKETLLKLSDSVLVSKIDPNTGEVTGTERRMSEFNPDSVVKFRIKEDWIFDKQRGEFKPHIIGIAPLIQLKVAGSKLEDYQPAFWIYFPEARPILAAKEAFTKYNDASNLNYDQIFAKRIFSSYIVKVSNDKDERIKDYKQGIDRLYEAERIKKSLMDYELNLWQY comes from the coding sequence ATGAAAAAGGGGATATTAGTTTTACTGTTTTTAAGTTTGGTTGGTGGTACTTTTGCGCAAAAAAAAGGTACTAAGGCAAAAAATAAAAAAGCGGTTTCAAAAACAAAGACTGCGGTGCCAACTAATGTTTCCTTGCCTGTTCCTGTTAGTAATACCCAGGTGAGTGCTGTAACCCAGACTGCTTTGGTTGATACAACGAAAAAAGTAATTGCGGCTATACCGGTTGACAGGCCTATTGACGGCGTTTATAAAAAAACCGATATTGTAAGTGCCCAGCCTGTTGCATATGCAACTATACGCGAAGCCGATGTTGTATATCAAAAACGTGTTTGGCGCGAAATTGATTTGCGCGAAAAAATGAACCAATATATGGCTGCACCGCAGGCCAGGTTGATTGATGTTTTGATGGATGCCATTAAGAACGACGAATTGCGCGCTTTTGATGCTTCGCCAACAAAGGAATGCCCCGGTGGTGACAATTTTGCAATACCGTTAACCAGCAAGGAAACGCTTTTGAAGCTATCGGATAGTGTATTAGTTTCTAAAATAGACCCAAACACGGGCGAAGTAACCGGAACCGAAAGGCGCATGTCGGAGTTTAACCCCGATAGTGTGGTAAAGTTCCGCATTAAGGAGGATTGGATATTTGATAAGCAACGCGGCGAATTTAAACCTCATATTATCGGCATTGCCCCGCTTATTCAGCTCAAGGTAGCCGGTAGCAAGTTGGAAGATTATCAGCCAGCGTTTTGGATATACTTCCCAGAGGCCCGGCCAATTTTGGCCGCTAAAGAAGCATTTACAAAATACAACGATGCTTCAAACTTAAATTACGATCAAATTTTTGCTAAGCGTATTTTTAGCAGTTACATTGTTAAAGTATCAAACGATAAAGACGAGCGTATAAAAGATTACAAGCAAGGAATTGATAGGCTTTACGAAGCAGAGCGCATTAAAAAATCGCTTATGGATTACGAGCTTAATTTATGGCAATACTAA